A single window of Myxocyprinus asiaticus isolate MX2 ecotype Aquarium Trade chromosome 48, UBuf_Myxa_2, whole genome shotgun sequence DNA harbors:
- the LOC127437673 gene encoding olfactomedin-4-like, translated as MFLYLLIFTVTATGQAQRVPGKQDNDSCVCKISSSIWTFPATRFVEVTKEVQSCEAHLNKFQEKVGSQLVELPKMAATLKNITAHLKLFDYLHTSGLYNALHLRQLNHELEEIHHAINETHLHNPNKETHNLLNELNKAKNDVQKMYRDDIFNLETMKKRLRDLNNRVQTCRTIPNNFRSTCHQRIMNKISAPVVTKLNSISKSYISGAWGRDAQLNSKERYWEHCLASGHKHGITVRLYNSHEDFMANKNYKDEPIAPSYTDKNAVQGSGTILYDNTVFYQCYSTAEICSFNITTKEIKRMKLNGAGIDNKFPFCYYSCRDWTDIDLEAGQDAVWVIYATEENHGNIVVSRLDPLELNITHTWKTHLFKRSVSSTFMVCGVLYATRYVSTYQEEVFYAFDTTTGQEINTLSLTFEKVAAGIANLNYNPADRRLYLYNDAYLLAYDTFF; from the exons ATGTTCCTGTACCTGTTGATCTTCACAGTCACT GCGACTGGCCAGGCTCAGAGAGTTCCAGGTAAACAGGACAATGATTCCTGTGTGTGTAAAATAAGCAGCTCTATCTGGACTTTTCCTGCTACACGGTTTGTGGAAGTCACAAAAGAGGTCCAGAGCTGTGAGGCCCACCTGAACAAGTTTCAGGAAAAG GTCGGGAGCCAACTTGTTGAACTGCCAAAGATGGCAGCCACTCTTAAGAACATCACAGCCCATCTGAAACTATTTGATTATCTTCACACAAGTGGACTGTACAATGCTCTTCATCTGCGTCAGCTAAACCATGAGCTTGAGGAAATCCATCATGCTATCAATGAAACACACTTGCACAACCCCAATAAGGAGACACATAACCTACTAAATGAG CTGAATAAGGCTAAAAATGATGTCCAGAAGATGTACAGAGATGACATCTTCAACCTAGAGACAATGAAGAAGAGGTTACGTGACCTCAACAACCGTGTGCAGACCTGCAGGACCATACCAAACAATTTCAGGA GCACTTGTCATCAGCGTATCATGAACAAAATAAGTGCTCCGGTTGTCACCAAGCTCAATTCCATCAGCAAGTCATATATTTCTGGTGCTTGGGGCCGTGACGCCCAACTAAATAGCAAGGAACGCTATTGGGAGCACTGTCTGGCGAGTGGACACAAGCATGGCATCACAGTCAGATTGTACAACTCGCATGAAGATTTCATGGCCAACAAGAACTACAAGGACGAACCGATTGCACCATCCTACACTGACAAGAATGCTGTTCAGGGTTCTGGCACCATACTGTACGATAATACTGTATTTTACCAATGCTACAGCACAGCTGAGATCTGCAGCTTCAACATTACAACAAAGGAAATCAAGCGAATGAAGTTGAATGGTGCTGGTATAGAcaataagttccctttctgctaCTACAGCTGCCGTGATTGGACAGATATCGACCTGGAGGCTGGCCAAGACGCTGTCTGGGTGATATATGCCACCGAGGAGAACCACGGCAACATTGTTGTGAGTCGTTTAGACCCATTGGAGCTCAATATCACACATACCTGGAAGACACATCTCTTTAAGAGGTCTGTCAGCAGCACGTTTATGGTGTGCGGGGTCCTGTATGCTACACGCTATGTAAGTACTTACCAAGAAGAGGTGTTTTATGCCTTTGATACAACCACTGGCCAGGAGATAAACACTCTTTCTTTGACTTTTGAGAAGGTAGCAGCAGGAATTGCCAATCTGAACTACAACCCTGCTGACAGGAGACTGTACTTGTATAATGATGCCTATCTTTTGGCATATGACACTTTCTTCTGA